In the genome of Fusarium fujikuroi IMI 58289 draft genome, chromosome FFUJ_chr02, one region contains:
- a CDS encoding related to histidine triad protein member, with product MADVKAKAEALVPKFKLGRVLNQDQAGRRISLYGSIDDQPALLILERAPFPTSQTYLTDVPAQLARIQNLGANDIYHWFMGRSGTETTKPDDADFFADLKINLIYPCTETHVKKYSKQGVRFVTETPDVYRDHIRPYMLSKREEGRLNWVFNIIEGRKEVEDVIYRTKLGEAGDEGFLMLPDLNWDRKTLDALHLLALVERRDIWSLRDLRKKHIPWLQHMKTHLIDATVKTYPSIEPDQLKLYVHYQPTYYHFHIHIVHVQLEAGATQATGKAVGLEGIIETLGAMAGDDEAGMDSIAMSYTLGEASELWTEIFEPLKSSGVASRSQ from the coding sequence ATGGCCGACGTCAAAGCAAAGGCGGAGGCCCTAGTGCCCAAATTCAAGCTCGGTCGCGTCCTaaaccaagatcaagcaggTCGTCGCATCTCCCTCTATGGTTCTATCGACGACCAGCCAGCTCTACTGATCCTGGAACGGGCTCCATTCCCAACCTCGCAGACCTACCTCACCGATGTTCCCGCCCAGCTCGCACGGATTCAGAATCTGGGCGCAAATGATATCTATCACTGGTTTATGGGCCGTAGCGGCACTGAGACGACCAAACCTGACGACGCCGACTTCTTCGCCGATCTCAAAATCAACCTGATTTACCCATGTACCGAAACGCACGTCAAAAAGTACAGCAAGCAGGGTGTTCGGTTCGTGACGGAGACACCAGATGTTTACAGAGACCACATTCGACCGTATATGCTCAGCAAGAGGGAGGAAGGACGACTCAATTGGGTATTTAACATTATTGAAGGACGCAAGGAGGTAGAAGATGTGATCTACAGAACGAAGCTTGGCGAGGCCGGCGATGAGGGTTTCCTCATGCTGCCAGACCTCAACTGGGACCGCAAGACGCTCGATGCGCTGCACCTGCTAGCGCTGGTCGAACGACGGGATATCTGGTCGCTGAGAGACCTTCGCAAGAAGCACATCCCCTGGCTGCAGCACATGAAGACCCATCTTATCGATGCCACTGTCAAGACGTATCCATCGATCGAGCCGGACCAGCTGAAACTCTATGTGCATTACCAGCCCACATATTACCACTTCCACATTCATATTGTTCATGTCCAGCTCGAAGCGGGGGCCACTCAGGCGACGGGAAAGGCAGTCGGACTCGAGGGTATCATAGAAACGCTGGGCGCAATGGCGGGAGACGACGAGGCGGGTATGGATAGCATTGCTATGAGCTATACGCTAGGAGAGGCAAGTGAGTTGTGGACCGAGATTTTCGAGCCACTCAAGTCTAGCGGCGTAGCTTCTCGATCGCAATAA
- a CDS encoding related to SH3 domain protein yields MAALKQDTVPSRARQSRNYVTPKSVILGLLSASPMVVSAQSSNCISLKDSKACPAFASASISTGDSLLEFFPFLRYVSDRASFDSQLSDYVQRDYVQRQYQSLFGCSNLDLTNTSDLYARFTTTVLCNSIVQNSIEPCGLSASQSRPLCADSCAEYAQSEAYLTSDDELCSNPSSNLLQLIRADFTNCALPGGSLDSKTCIPAIENESQNCGYGNSTVGLCTYCGSGGLNSTDTCCYNSNAEERCKDVKLPTLTATMTFTRVSPTSSATGSSTAGSGNDNSDEDDDEGGGGGLSGGAIAGIVVGVLAGLGLLALGLLLCLRRRRRPSSPKGSIFNQPSPARQGGTTMAQAAPSAAPQGYEVLPGGRIARMSALEGHSGDSPSHHRDTSSAAGGIGAVGTYPRRDHSSSDEFTSSPPSSETRGGVLRPPPTKPRRHGSLSSSSALGSSGVASQQSEQLPFFKDYYSQDDIHPGDRIAVLWAYQPRATDEFALERGDMLKVVGIWDDGWATGVMLNERADEWEARRQAQRDSGVSNASGRRDSSPAAEGEIKAFPLVCVCRPEHWRKTIEGDGSTETGSNGFNAHSSFS; encoded by the exons ATGGCTGCGCTCAAGCAAGACACGGTCCCTTCGAGGGCTCGCCAGTCGCGGAACTATGTCACCCCTAAGAGTGTCATTCTTGGCTTACTTTCTGCATCACCAATGGTTGTTTCGGCTCAAAGTTCGAACTGTATATCTTTAAAGGATTCAAAAGCTTGCCCAGCATTCGCATCCGCATCCATCTCTACTGGAGATAGTCTGCTTGAGTTCTT CCCTTTCTTGCGATATGTTTCCGACAGAGCATCTTTCGATAGCCAGCTTTCGGATTATGTGCAGAGAGATTATGTCCAGAGGCA ATATCAATCTTTGTTCGGATGCAGCAATCTTGACTTGACTAACACCAGCGACTTGTATGCTCgcttcaccaccaccgtGTTATGCAATTCCATTGTTCAGAACTCTATTGAGCCCTGTGGCCTGTCAGCATCGCAGTCGCGACCTCTTTGCGCCGACAGTTGCGCTGAGTATGCCCAGAGCGAGGCTTATTTAACATCAGACGACGAGCTCTGTTCGAACCCGTCAAGCAATCTGCTTCAGCTGATCAGAGCAGACTTCACGAATTGTGCCCTTCCTGGTGGCTCTCTGGACAGTAAGACATGTATTCCAGCAATCGAGAACGAGTCACAGAACTGTGGCTACGGCAACAGCACCGTGGGACTCTGTACCTATTGTGGTTCAGGCGGTCTTAACTCGACCGACACTTGCTGTTACAACTCAAATGCCGAGGAACGATGCAAAGATGTCAAATTACCGACTTTGACCGCCACCATGACATTTACCCGAGtatcaccaacatcttcgGCTACTGGATCAAGCACTGCAGGTAGCGGAAATGACAACtccgacgaagatgacgatgaaggaggaggagggggtcTTAGCGGCGGAGCAATCGCTGGTATCGTTGTTGGCGTCCTTGCCGGTCTCGGTTTGCTTGCCCTTGGCCTCCTGTTGTGCCTCAGAAGGAGACGACGACCGAGCAGTCCCAAGGGAAGCATTTTCAACCAGCCTTCGCCGGCCCGACAAGGTGGAACAACCATGGCTCAAGCAGCGCCCTCAGCCGCCCCTCAAGGATACGAAGTTCTTCCCGGTGGACGTATAGCACGGATGTCTGCTCTCGAAGGTCATTCTGGCGATTcaccttctcatcatcgcgacACTTCATCAGCCGCCGGTGGTATCGGTGCTGTAGGCACATATCCACGCAGGGatcattcatcatctgaCGAGTTCACGTCAAGCCCACCCTCATCAGAAACGCGTGGCGGAGTCCTTCGCCCACCACCGACTAAACCTCGACGACACGGCTCACTCTCAAGTAGTTCGGCCCTTGGCAGCTCT GGCGTCGCTAGCCAGCAATCCGAGCAGTTGCCATTTTTCAAGGACTACTATTCTCAGGACGACATTCACCCCGGTGACCGAATAGCTGTTCTTTGGGCTTATCAACCACGGGCAACCGACGAATTCGCCTTGGAACGGGGAGATATGCTCAAGGTTGTGGGCATATGGGACGATGGTTGGGCGACAGGTGTGATGCTCAACGAGCGAGCAGATGAGTGGGAGGCTCgacgacaagctcaacgCGATAGTGGCGTCTCGAACGCGTCGGGACGCCGCGATAGCTCCCCTGCTGCAGAGGGCGAAATAAAAGCATTCCCTCTGGTTTGTGTCTGTCGCCCCGAACACTGGAGGAAGACAATTGAGGGTGATGGATCAACGGAAACTGGTTCCAATGGCTTCAATGCTCACTCATCATTCTCATGA
- a CDS encoding probable NADPH2 dehydrogenase chain OYE2, giving the protein MRLKETKKLFTAVKVGKVELQHRVVLAPLTRRRADETTAVPAPYAAEYYAQRASSGGLLISEGTFIAHEAGGMSRVPGIYSQEQIAAWKTITAAVHAKGGFIFCQLWALGRVANPKIVPHVWSAGSVPFDAKGTGSAEPPAKFTVMTESDIDRFVGHYRQAALNAIKAGFDGVEIHGANGYLIDQFLQTNSNNRTDSYGGTLENRFRFPLKVLNAVCEAIGSDRVAIRMSPFSRFQGMRETEPLAVFAPWAEAIIKAQPSLAFIHAVEPRIAGGSDSPDKILEENENLAPIRKIVGSSEIKFIVAGGYTPETAVMHAAQTDDLVAFGRFFIPNPDLPARIQNGWPLTKYDRSLFYTPDEHGYTDYPAYKPEASRL; this is encoded by the exons ATGAGGCTCAAGGAAACGAAAAAACTCTTCACCGCCGTCAAAGTGGGAAAAGTCGAGCTTCAGCACCGAGTGGTGCTTGCTCCTTTGACACGACGACGTGCAGATGAGACCACAGCAGTCCCGGCGCCCTATGCTGCAGAATACTATGCTCAAAGAGCATCTTCTGGTGGTCTACTCATCTCTGAAGGCACCTTCATCGCTCATGAGGCCGGTGGGATGTCGCGTGTACCGGGTATCTACTCTCAAGAGCAGATAGCAGCATGGAAGACGATAACGGCTGCTGTACATGCCAAAGGAGGCTTTATTTTCTGTCAGCTCTGGGCCCTGGG CCGAGTTGCGAACCCGAAGATTGTTCCCCATGTCTGGAGCGCCGGTTCTGTGCCCTTCGATGCGAAGGGTACTGGGTCGGCTGAGCCGCCCGCTAAGTTCACAGTGATGACAGAATCTGATATTGATAGATTCGTGGGACATTACCGACAAGCTGCTCTCAATGCCATCAAGGCAGGCTTTGACGGAGTTGAAATTCATGGAGCAAATGGATAT CTTATTGACCAATTC CTGCAAACCAACAGTAATAACCGCACGGATTCGTATGGAGGTACACTCGAAAACCGTTTCCGCTTTCCATTGAAAGTCCTCAATGCTGTCTGTGAGGCAATCGGCTCTGATCGCGTTGCAATTCGCATGAGCCCCTTTTCGAGATTCCAAGGCATGCGTGAGACCGAACCTCTGGCTGTCTTCGCCCCCTGGGCTgaagccatcatcaaagccCAGCCATCTCTGGCATTCATCCATGCAGTTGAACCTAGGATCGCAGGAGGAAGTGATTCTCCTGACAAAATCTTGGAAGAGAACGAAAATCTCGCTCCCATTCGAAAGATCGTTGGCAGTTCAGAGATTAAGTTCATTGTGGCAGGAGGGTATACACCTGAAACTGCAGTTATGCATGCAGCTCAGACCGATGACCTTGTAGCTTTTGGACGCTTCTTCATTC CAAACCCTGATCTACCAGCCCGAATTCAGAATGGTTGGCCGCTGACGAAATACGATCGTTCGCTATTCTATACGCCTGAT